A section of the Subtercola frigoramans genome encodes:
- a CDS encoding DUF3107 domain-containing protein, which yields MEIRIGITQTPRELSFESSQTPDEIEKLVSDALASGTGHLSLKDSKGKLYLVPVAGLAYVEIGSEDTRRIGFVG from the coding sequence GTGGAAATTCGTATCGGCATCACACAGACTCCCCGAGAACTCAGCTTCGAGTCGAGCCAGACTCCCGACGAGATCGAGAAGCTGGTCTCTGACGCACTCGCCTCCGGCACCGGTCACCTGTCGCTCAAAGACAGCAAGGGCAAGCTCTACCTCGTTCCCGTAGCCGGCCTCGCCTACGTCGAGATCGGCTCAGAAGACACCCGCCGAATCGGCTTCGTCGGCTAG